In one Thermodesulfobium acidiphilum genomic region, the following are encoded:
- the acs gene encoding acetate--CoA ligase, whose amino-acid sequence MEETTQVNGTGVSEAEIGAYWLEEDYVYPSEEFVRNAYVQNQTFLNKFNEENFPECFHEYANLLSWDRYWTTTLDDSNPPFWRWFVGGKLNACYNCVDRHLDKYKNKAAIIWVSESIDEPDRILTYQELYVKVNEFASLLLEMGLKAGDTVTFHLPMVPELPISMLACARLGIIHSEVFGGFSGQACGERIADSKSKILITIDGYYRNGKFIDHKANADIAVATAEKLGQKVEKVLIWTRHPGTYSSKTPLVEGRDLLLDDLMKKHRGKRVDYVPMPSESILFLMYTSGSTGKPKGCAHSTGGYLSYVAGTSKFIHDIHPEDVHWCMADIGWITGHSYIVYGPLANAATSVMYEGVPLYPNVNRVWRIAERLGVSILHTAPTAIRMLMRAGSNPTQYKCDFRLLVTVGEPIEPEVWRWYYKVVGKKRAVVLDTWWQTETGGWLCTTIPSVMPMKPGSAGPGALGIYPTIYDELGNEVPPGSGKAGNLCIKNPWPGRMLTIWGDPERLIKQYYEKYCKNKESKDWRDWPYFSGDAATMAKDGYIRVLGRVDDVINVAGHRLGTKEIESAALTCEEVAEAAVVPKSDELRGHIPDLYVSLKSGYESDNNRHLEDKIKHAISSIIGPIARPANVYIVSDMPKTRSGKIMRRILAAISNNREDYGDITTLVNPDVVEEIRNIVRGE is encoded by the coding sequence ATGGAGGAAACAACCCAAGTTAATGGGACGGGAGTTTCAGAAGCCGAAATAGGAGCTTATTGGCTTGAAGAGGATTATGTTTATCCGAGTGAAGAATTTGTAAGGAATGCTTATGTTCAGAATCAAACTTTTTTGAATAAATTTAATGAAGAGAATTTTCCTGAGTGTTTTCATGAATATGCCAACTTGCTTAGTTGGGATAGATATTGGACTACTACTCTTGATGATTCAAATCCTCCTTTTTGGAGATGGTTTGTCGGCGGCAAATTGAACGCTTGCTACAATTGTGTCGACAGACATCTTGATAAATATAAAAATAAAGCTGCAATTATTTGGGTTTCTGAGTCAATAGATGAGCCTGATAGGATCCTTACTTATCAAGAATTGTATGTAAAGGTTAATGAATTTGCTTCACTACTTCTTGAGATGGGTTTAAAGGCTGGCGATACAGTAACGTTTCATCTTCCAATGGTACCAGAATTACCTATTTCAATGCTAGCCTGTGCAAGACTTGGAATAATTCACTCGGAAGTTTTTGGAGGATTCAGCGGTCAGGCTTGTGGAGAAAGAATTGCAGATTCAAAGAGCAAGATACTTATTACAATTGATGGTTATTATAGAAATGGGAAATTTATAGATCATAAAGCAAATGCTGATATTGCAGTTGCAACGGCTGAAAAACTTGGACAAAAGGTTGAGAAAGTTTTGATTTGGACAAGGCATCCCGGTACCTATTCTTCCAAAACACCCCTGGTAGAGGGAAGAGATCTGTTATTAGATGATTTAATGAAAAAACACCGAGGTAAAAGGGTGGATTACGTTCCAATGCCTTCAGAATCAATATTGTTTTTAATGTATACCAGTGGTTCTACAGGAAAACCTAAAGGATGTGCCCATAGTACAGGTGGTTACCTGTCCTATGTTGCTGGAACGAGTAAATTTATACACGACATTCACCCTGAAGATGTGCACTGGTGTATGGCCGATATTGGATGGATTACAGGGCACAGTTATATAGTATATGGGCCTTTAGCAAATGCTGCTACCTCAGTTATGTATGAAGGAGTTCCTCTCTATCCTAATGTAAACAGAGTATGGCGTATAGCAGAGAGGTTAGGGGTGAGTATATTACATACCGCACCTACAGCTATTAGGATGCTGATGAGGGCTGGGTCTAATCCTACTCAATACAAGTGTGACTTTAGATTATTGGTAACAGTTGGTGAGCCAATTGAACCTGAAGTATGGAGATGGTATTACAAGGTAGTAGGTAAAAAAAGAGCAGTAGTGTTAGATACGTGGTGGCAAACAGAAACAGGAGGCTGGTTATGTACTACGATTCCCAGTGTTATGCCAATGAAACCTGGGAGTGCAGGACCAGGAGCTTTAGGAATATATCCTACCATATACGATGAACTTGGTAATGAGGTTCCACCAGGTTCTGGCAAGGCAGGTAATTTGTGTATAAAAAATCCCTGGCCAGGAAGAATGCTTACAATCTGGGGAGATCCTGAGAGGCTTATAAAACAATATTATGAAAAATACTGTAAAAATAAAGAAAGCAAGGACTGGCGGGATTGGCCATACTTTTCTGGTGATGCAGCAACGATGGCAAAGGATGGATATATTAGGGTTTTGGGAAGAGTTGATGATGTGATTAATGTTGCTGGGCACAGACTTGGAACTAAAGAAATTGAATCAGCTGCACTCACATGTGAAGAGGTAGCAGAAGCGGCAGTAGTTCCAAAGAGCGATGAATTAAGAGGTCATATACCTGATCTGTATGTTTCTTTGAAGAGTGGTTATGAATCAGACAATAATAGACATTTAGAAGATAAAATAAAACACGCTATTTCTTCAATAATTGGTCCTATTGCAAGACCTGCAAATGTCTATATTGTTTCTGATATGCCCAAGACCAGATCGGGAAAAATTATGAGAAGAATACTTGCAGCTATTTCAAATAACAGGGAAGACTATGGTGATATAACAACTCTTGTTAACCCTGATGTTGTTGAAGAAATTCGTAATATTGTACGCGGTGAATAA
- the rnc gene encoding ribonuclease III, whose protein sequence is MRTRINLSKLEEDLGYIFTNKKWLMTALTHSSYSYNHPGAKDFERLEFLGDAVLKLVVTHKLFVLYPEMSEGDMSKLRAYLVSDRHLTKIAKKLNLQSYLLIGSSERTIKDSILSASFEAILGAVYMDSSLKHCYKIIDRLMSIKIEEYEEDSKTVLQELTQSLFGVLPEYKVVDVRGPSHSPIFEVQLSIDNRFFYTATGSSKKQAQSEAAKKALNDLRSIRRDNFD, encoded by the coding sequence GTGAGAACGAGAATAAATCTTTCAAAATTAGAAGAAGATTTAGGATATATATTCACAAACAAGAAATGGCTGATGACCGCTCTTACACACTCTTCTTATTCTTACAACCATCCTGGGGCAAAAGATTTTGAAAGGCTTGAATTTTTGGGAGATGCTGTCTTAAAGCTTGTAGTTACCCATAAACTTTTTGTGTTGTATCCAGAAATGAGCGAAGGCGATATGTCAAAATTAAGGGCTTATCTTGTCTCTGACAGGCATTTAACAAAGATTGCAAAGAAATTAAACCTTCAAAGTTACTTGTTGATTGGTTCTAGCGAACGAACAATTAAGGATTCTATTTTGTCTGCTTCTTTTGAAGCTATATTAGGAGCAGTTTATATGGATTCAAGCCTCAAACATTGTTATAAAATAATTGATAGGCTAATGAGTATAAAGATTGAAGAATACGAAGAAGATTCTAAGACTGTTTTACAGGAGTTGACCCAAAGTTTATTTGGGGTTCTTCCGGAATATAAGGTTGTAGATGTAAGAGGCCCCTCGCATTCTCCAATTTTTGAAGTTCAGCTATCTATAGACAACAGGTTCTTTTATACTGCTACTGGCAGCTCCAAAAAGCAAGCGCAATCAGAGGCAGCAAAAAAGGCACTAAATGATTTAAGAAGTATCAGGAGGGACAATTTTGATTAG
- a CDS encoding biotin-dependent carboxyltransferase family protein, protein MIAEIEVIESKFHTIIQGNPRLGYKSFGVPESGPVDPFTAVLANLLLDNDPYAPLLEITQGGFEFLVHKNTYIAISGADLNATLIRGNKSFAIPIGISVKLLDKDRIVFNGSNRGFRCWCAFCGGIDVVPILSSTSTLETSNLGGIFGRRLLKGDVFKVKNDTQPKNKILLPLLNIENKEIVCLRVVKGSQYDKFSKDDVDKFFNNSYIVLSSSNRIGIRLSCADKKIKPVSGFNILSDPSPLGAVQITTDGKPIILLQDRGTVGGYPKIATVIKADLIKVAQLKPYQLVNFKLVSIEDAINEYYNVLKLMKKSILEINVNFIVDYMRLLREYDISYFRYNFKIFNFLLRRD, encoded by the coding sequence TTGATTGCTGAAATTGAGGTTATAGAGTCAAAATTTCATACAATTATTCAGGGTAATCCTAGGTTAGGTTACAAATCTTTTGGAGTACCAGAGAGCGGACCTGTAGATCCCTTTACAGCTGTACTTGCAAACTTGTTGTTAGATAACGACCCTTATGCTCCCTTGTTGGAAATTACCCAGGGGGGATTTGAATTTTTGGTTCATAAAAATACTTATATTGCCATTTCAGGAGCAGATTTGAATGCAACTTTGATAAGAGGAAATAAGTCTTTTGCAATACCGATAGGGATATCTGTTAAACTTTTGGATAAAGATAGGATTGTATTTAATGGTTCTAACAGAGGCTTTAGATGTTGGTGTGCTTTTTGCGGCGGGATAGACGTTGTTCCTATACTTTCTAGCACATCAACTCTTGAAACATCTAATTTAGGCGGTATATTTGGCAGAAGACTTTTAAAAGGCGACGTATTTAAGGTTAAAAATGACACTCAACCAAAAAATAAGATTCTTTTGCCATTATTGAACATTGAAAACAAAGAAATTGTTTGTTTAAGGGTTGTGAAAGGATCACAATATGATAAATTTTCAAAAGATGATGTAGATAAATTTTTTAATAATTCTTATATAGTACTTTCAAGCAGTAATAGAATCGGGATCAGACTATCTTGTGCTGATAAAAAAATTAAACCAGTTAGTGGGTTTAATATTTTATCAGATCCCAGTCCCCTTGGGGCTGTTCAGATTACAACTGATGGAAAGCCAATAATTCTTTTGCAGGACAGAGGCACTGTTGGAGGCTATCCTAAGATTGCTACCGTAATTAAAGCTGATCTAATTAAAGTAGCCCAATTAAAGCCATATCAGCTAGTAAATTTCAAATTAGTAAGCATTGAAGATGCAATAAATGAATATTATAATGTATTAAAATTGATGAAGAAATCAATATTGGAAATAAACGTGAATTTTATAGTAGATTATATGAGGCTACTTAGAGAATATGATATAAGTTATTTTAGATATAACTTTAAAATCTTTAATTTTTTATTAAGACGAGACTAA
- a CDS encoding M24 family metallopeptidase, which yields MTSHYKDRQIKLSNEIEKRGAQGFLSNSVIDMLYLTGFSGEGLIFFLPEEKPYIITDGRYVEEAMKLKDIRLVQVKPGNGYIKTFCMLIDKPISLLCGKNFPFKYAEYIRKNTSFGLFDADDLTCEIRRIKSKEEMSLLKRAAEISCTIFYKVKDMLRAGITEKKVAAMIVSESLENADGVSFDPIVAFGSNSSIPHYKPQSVELKEKDIVLIDMGVKFSGYCGDITRTFIFNGENSLFFERYQLLFNAREKAISSIAENVELSTPEKIVREFLGDESRYFIHSLGHGLGLEIHEKPVLSSTNEINHIKNFIEGDVFTVEPGIYYPGWGGIRIEDDFVIEDGIVKKISF from the coding sequence ATGACTTCTCACTATAAAGATAGGCAGATAAAATTATCAAATGAAATAGAAAAAAGGGGGGCTCAAGGTTTTCTTAGTAATTCTGTGATAGATATGCTTTATCTAACTGGCTTCTCAGGAGAAGGATTAATTTTTTTTCTTCCAGAAGAAAAACCTTATATTATTACCGATGGAAGATATGTAGAGGAAGCCATGAAACTAAAAGATATAAGGTTAGTTCAGGTAAAACCAGGAAATGGGTATATAAAGACGTTTTGTATGCTGATAGACAAACCTATTTCTTTGCTTTGTGGTAAAAATTTTCCTTTCAAATATGCTGAATATATAAGGAAAAATACGTCTTTTGGGCTTTTTGATGCAGATGACCTGACATGTGAAATAAGAAGAATCAAGTCTAAAGAGGAAATGTCTCTTTTGAAAAGGGCTGCAGAAATTTCTTGTACAATATTTTACAAGGTTAAAGATATGTTGAGAGCTGGTATTACAGAGAAAAAAGTTGCAGCAATGATTGTTTCGGAATCTCTCGAGAATGCAGATGGAGTTTCCTTTGATCCGATCGTAGCTTTTGGTTCTAATTCGTCTATTCCTCATTATAAACCTCAAAGCGTTGAACTAAAGGAAAAAGACATAGTTTTGATAGATATGGGAGTTAAATTTTCTGGATATTGTGGCGATATAACAAGGACCTTTATTTTTAATGGTGAAAATAGTTTATTTTTTGAACGTTATCAGTTGCTTTTTAATGCGAGAGAAAAGGCTATTAGTTCAATAGCTGAGAATGTAGAACTTTCTACTCCTGAAAAAATTGTAAGAGAATTTCTTGGAGATGAGTCAAGATACTTTATCCATAGTCTTGGACATGGTTTGGGCCTTGAAATTCACGAAAAACCTGTTTTATCTTCTACAAATGAAATCAATCATATTAAAAATTTTATAGAAGGTGATGTGTTTACTGTTGAGCCAGGCATTTATTATCCTGGTTGGGGAGGAATAAGAATTGAAGATGATTTTGTTATTGAAGATGGGATTGTAAAAAAGATTAGTTTCTAA
- the lptB gene encoding LPS export ABC transporter ATP-binding protein, which produces MIRAENLVKKYNKLFAVNDVSIKIGEGEVVGLLGPNGAGKTTTFYMIVGLTKPTSGSIYKDDLNITRFPIHKRANLGIAYLPQESSLFRKLNVYENLLLILSVSGKKVDKRKIRGILDEFRISDLARKRCELLSGGEARKVEIARSMILDPDFLLLDEPFSGIDPKSVSEMRDMIINLKEKGIGVLLTDHNVRDALKIIDRAYIISKGSIMFSGSPREITEHIEVRKEFLGNDFSL; this is translated from the coding sequence TTGATTAGAGCTGAAAACCTTGTAAAAAAATATAACAAGTTATTTGCTGTAAATGATGTAAGTATAAAAATAGGGGAGGGAGAAGTTGTTGGACTTCTTGGCCCTAATGGGGCAGGAAAGACTACCACTTTCTATATGATAGTTGGTTTAACCAAGCCTACTTCAGGATCGATATACAAAGACGACTTAAATATTACCAGGTTTCCTATCCATAAGAGGGCAAATCTTGGGATTGCTTATCTTCCACAGGAATCATCACTTTTTAGGAAACTAAATGTTTATGAAAATCTTTTATTAATCTTGAGTGTTTCAGGAAAAAAGGTAGATAAAAGGAAAATTAGGGGAATTTTAGACGAATTTAGGATATCTGATTTAGCGAGAAAAAGATGTGAGCTTTTATCAGGGGGGGAAGCAAGAAAGGTTGAAATTGCAAGAAGTATGATATTAGATCCTGATTTTTTACTCCTTGATGAACCCTTTTCTGGGATAGATCCTAAATCTGTTTCAGAGATGAGAGACATGATTATCAACTTGAAAGAAAAGGGAATTGGAGTTCTTTTGACTGATCATAACGTTCGCGATGCCTTGAAAATTATAGATAGAGCTTACATTATTTCTAAAGGAAGCATAATGTTTTCTGGAAGTCCCAGGGAGATAACAGAACACATTGAAGTAAGAAAAGAATTTTTGGGAAATGACTTCTCACTATAA
- a CDS encoding 5-oxoprolinase subunit PxpA: MNLKMLVDLNSDVGESFGVYKYGSTEIIKFVSSVNIACGMHAGDPMVILKTVEIAEKNNVAIGAHPGYPDLIGFGRREFHMSKDELYAYTLYQIGSLYSFLRAKKLDIQHVKPHGSLYNKIAKDKNEAHAFLSAVRDFSKDLLVFLPPSSKSEEVALELGLKVVREGFLDRAYNSDGTLVARNIPGAILKDEDFVVRRAVDMILNKSLKTIDNKTITVDFQTFCVHSDTPGAENFVKKLLKVFSDNNILIKSAREWV, translated from the coding sequence TTGAATCTAAAAATGTTGGTAGATCTAAATAGCGATGTTGGCGAGAGTTTTGGAGTTTATAAATATGGCAGTACTGAAATAATAAAATTTGTTAGCTCGGTAAATATTGCTTGTGGAATGCATGCAGGAGATCCGATGGTGATATTAAAGACGGTCGAAATAGCAGAAAAGAATAACGTTGCAATTGGAGCTCATCCTGGATATCCCGATTTAATTGGTTTTGGAAGAAGAGAATTTCATATGTCAAAGGACGAGTTGTATGCGTATACATTATACCAAATTGGTTCTCTTTATTCCTTTTTACGTGCAAAAAAGTTGGATATACAGCACGTAAAACCACATGGTTCTCTTTACAATAAAATAGCTAAAGACAAAAATGAAGCGCATGCCTTTTTATCGGCTGTAAGAGATTTTTCAAAAGATTTACTCGTTTTTTTACCCCCGAGTTCAAAATCTGAAGAAGTTGCTCTAGAGCTTGGTTTAAAAGTTGTAAGAGAAGGTTTTTTGGATAGAGCCTATAATTCTGATGGTACTCTGGTTGCCAGAAATATTCCAGGAGCTATCTTAAAAGACGAAGATTTTGTTGTAAGAAGAGCTGTAGATATGATCCTGAATAAATCCTTAAAAACAATTGATAACAAGACAATTACTGTTGATTTTCAAACATTTTGTGTTCATTCGGATACTCCAGGGGCAGAAAATTTTGTGAAAAAGTTATTAAAGGTATTTTCAGATAATAACATCTTAATTAAGAGTGCAAGAGAGTGGGTGTAG
- the pheA gene encoding prephenate dehydratase: protein MKVGYLGPKGSYSGEALFKLNSLVDFEAVEISDFSTIFDMLQNRNIDYAIVPVENSIEGPVGIVLELMLKHDFVIQEETVLQIQNSLMALPDVRLSSIEKILSHPQPLSQCKNMIARLLPYAKVISCSSTAEAAKLASLDPKSAAIGSPKNAELYKLEIILSSVSDEEYNFTRFFLLGRTNRPRTGFDKTSIACSTYRDRPGALFSILSEFAFRKINLTKIESRPSKRVLGDYIFFIDMIGHREDIHVKEALAALVDKTSFIKIFGSYPAFQEKNYSRS, encoded by the coding sequence ATGAAAGTTGGATATCTTGGTCCAAAGGGTTCGTATTCAGGCGAAGCATTGTTTAAACTAAATTCTTTGGTTGATTTTGAAGCGGTTGAAATTTCCGATTTCAGTACTATTTTTGATATGCTTCAAAATAGGAATATCGATTATGCAATTGTACCGGTTGAAAACTCAATTGAGGGACCAGTTGGCATAGTTCTTGAACTAATGCTTAAGCATGATTTTGTAATTCAAGAAGAAACAGTACTACAAATTCAGAATTCCTTGATGGCTCTTCCTGATGTTAGGCTTAGTTCTATTGAAAAAATTCTTTCACATCCCCAACCTTTATCTCAATGCAAGAATATGATAGCTAGATTATTGCCATATGCTAAGGTAATCAGTTGTTCGTCGACAGCTGAAGCTGCAAAATTGGCGTCTTTGGATCCAAAGTCCGCCGCAATAGGATCACCAAAGAATGCTGAATTATATAAACTTGAAATTATTTTAAGTAGCGTTTCAGATGAAGAATATAACTTCACCAGATTTTTTTTACTGGGGAGAACAAATCGTCCAAGGACTGGTTTTGATAAAACTAGTATAGCTTGTTCTACATATAGAGATAGACCTGGGGCTCTATTTTCAATACTTTCTGAATTTGCCTTCAGGAAGATTAATCTTACAAAAATTGAATCAAGACCTAGCAAGAGAGTTCTTGGAGATTATATCTTTTTTATAGATATGATAGGACATAGAGAAGATATACACGTAAAGGAAGCTCTTGCAGCTCTTGTAGACAAGACATCCTTTATAAAAATTTTTGGCAGTTATCCTGCCTTTCAGGAAAAAAATTACTCAAGGAGCTAG
- the pxpB gene encoding 5-oxoprolinase subunit PxpB codes for MGVDAKFSLVSEGSLLIEIGDKIDYEISKKISALSLAFKKLDIIDITVSYSSLLIDFDPLKHNFNKFLSEVKAIYDFTMLNFSPSDKELNIREIFVKFGGQYGPDLKYVADFHNISEEEVIEEFTSKIYMVFMLGFTPGFAYMGILSDRIATPRLSTPRLVVEAGSVGIAGNQTGIYPSRSPGGWRIIGRTEQVIFSPEREDPFFLKPSDYVRFIRVDC; via the coding sequence GTGGGTGTAGACGCAAAGTTTTCCCTCGTTTCAGAGGGCTCATTATTGATTGAGATCGGAGACAAAATTGATTATGAAATATCTAAAAAAATAAGTGCTCTTTCTTTGGCATTTAAGAAATTAGATATTATAGACATAACTGTTTCTTATTCGAGTTTATTAATTGATTTTGATCCCTTAAAACACAATTTTAATAAATTCCTGTCAGAAGTGAAAGCAATTTATGATTTTACAATGTTAAATTTTTCTCCGAGCGATAAGGAGTTAAATATTCGTGAAATTTTCGTAAAATTTGGGGGTCAATATGGACCGGATCTTAAATATGTGGCAGACTTTCATAATATTTCTGAAGAAGAGGTAATAGAAGAATTTACTTCGAAGATCTATATGGTATTTATGTTAGGTTTTACACCTGGCTTTGCCTATATGGGGATCTTGTCTGATCGAATTGCAACTCCAAGGTTATCAACTCCCAGATTAGTTGTAGAGGCAGGTTCTGTGGGAATTGCGGGAAATCAAACTGGAATATACCCTTCAAGATCTCCTGGCGGATGGAGAATTATTGGCAGGACTGAGCAGGTAATATTTTCTCCCGAAAGAGAGGACCCCTTTTTCTTAAAACCGTCAGATTATGTAAGGTTTATCAGAGTTGATTGCTGA
- the serS gene encoding serine--tRNA ligase, giving the protein MLDIKFLREDFETLKDSLVKRGIKLNFSLDDLRELDLKLKSLRNEISNLREAQNKLSKEISILKKNKEDVTELVEKSRSIGDEISRLAENERGLESQFKTMWYQLPNILSPDVPFGTDETQNVVVNYFDKPKEFDFEVMPHWDLGKALGLLDIERAGKVTGSRFSFHVGLGARFIRALLNFMMDIHKSDGFIELWPPYLVNEASMYGTGQMPKFRDELFKCADDPYFLIPTAEVPVTNYFRDEILLDDSLPIRFCAYSACFRREAGSYGKDVRGIIRQHQFDKVELVVFCRPEESMSELNFITEQAQKVLRGLKLPYRVIELCSGDLGFGSAKTYDIEVYMAYSKNYREISSCSNFTDFQARRANIRYKPKNGKARYVHTLNGSGLAIGRTLAAIYEYYQDKDGSLIVPDVLIPYIGMERIESKNVGRSK; this is encoded by the coding sequence ATGCTTGATATTAAGTTTTTAAGAGAAGACTTTGAAACTTTAAAAGATTCTTTAGTAAAAAGGGGCATAAAATTAAATTTTAGTCTTGATGATTTAAGAGAACTTGACCTAAAATTAAAAAGTTTGAGAAATGAAATATCTAATCTAAGAGAAGCTCAAAATAAATTATCTAAAGAGATCTCGATTCTAAAAAAAAATAAAGAAGATGTAACTGAGCTTGTTGAAAAATCAAGAAGTATCGGAGATGAAATTTCTAGGCTTGCAGAAAACGAGAGAGGTTTGGAATCTCAATTTAAAACCATGTGGTATCAGTTGCCAAATATACTCTCGCCTGACGTGCCGTTTGGTACTGATGAGACACAAAACGTCGTAGTTAATTATTTTGACAAACCTAAAGAATTTGACTTTGAGGTTATGCCACACTGGGATTTGGGCAAAGCACTGGGTTTACTTGATATTGAAAGGGCAGGAAAGGTTACTGGTTCTAGATTTTCATTTCATGTAGGTTTGGGAGCAAGATTTATAAGAGCTTTGCTAAACTTTATGATGGATATACACAAATCTGATGGCTTTATTGAATTGTGGCCTCCCTATCTTGTTAATGAAGCTTCAATGTATGGAACAGGGCAGATGCCAAAATTTAGGGATGAGCTTTTTAAATGCGCAGACGATCCATATTTTCTTATCCCTACTGCAGAAGTGCCTGTAACTAACTATTTTAGGGATGAGATTTTACTTGATGATTCTTTACCGATAAGGTTTTGTGCATATTCGGCGTGTTTTAGAAGAGAAGCGGGTTCATACGGGAAAGACGTCAGGGGGATAATTAGACAGCATCAATTCGATAAAGTAGAGTTGGTTGTCTTTTGTAGACCAGAAGAATCTATGAGTGAGCTAAACTTTATAACCGAGCAAGCACAAAAAGTTTTGAGAGGGCTGAAACTACCATACAGAGTTATCGAACTTTGTAGCGGAGATTTGGGTTTTGGTTCCGCTAAAACCTACGATATTGAAGTATATATGGCATATTCTAAGAATTATAGAGAAATATCTTCATGTAGCAACTTTACTGATTTTCAAGCTAGAAGGGCGAATATACGCTATAAACCTAAAAATGGAAAAGCTAGATATGTCCACACCTTAAATGGTTCAGGCCTTGCAATTGGGAGGACGCTTGCAGCGATTTATGAATATTATCAAGATAAAGATGGCAGTCTGATTGTACCAGATGTGCTGATTCCATATATTGGTATGGAAAGGATTGAATCTAAAAATGTTGGTAGATCTAAATAG
- a CDS encoding acetate uptake transporter, which produces MSNSELKMANPGAVGLAGFALTTFVLNVANAGLVPAALFAALPLGLFYGGLAQFIAGVLEFRTGNTFGMVAFTGYGSFWMALAALIYSPAWGWMPKDALGAAIGVTLIAWTIFTVVMTYLSFMSNNRTVQVIFVLLSLLFILLVIAHYTESTAIKIFAGYEGIATAISAWYGMFEIIKAQFSTK; this is translated from the coding sequence ATGTCTAATTCAGAATTGAAAATGGCAAATCCAGGTGCTGTAGGCCTAGCTGGTTTTGCTTTGACTACCTTTGTATTAAACGTTGCAAACGCAGGGCTTGTACCTGCTGCACTTTTTGCTGCTTTGCCGCTAGGATTGTTTTACGGAGGACTTGCGCAGTTTATAGCTGGAGTTTTAGAATTTAGAACCGGGAATACATTTGGGATGGTAGCTTTTACGGGATATGGTTCTTTTTGGATGGCTTTAGCTGCTCTTATTTATTCTCCTGCTTGGGGTTGGATGCCAAAAGATGCTTTAGGCGCTGCTATAGGGGTAACCTTGATTGCATGGACGATCTTTACAGTTGTTATGACTTATCTTTCTTTTATGAGCAATAATAGAACTGTGCAGGTAATTTTTGTTCTCCTTTCATTGCTATTCATATTGTTGGTTATTGCACATTACACTGAGAGCACAGCTATAAAAATTTTTGCGGGATATGAGGGTATTGCTACTGCAATTTCAGCATGGTATGGCATGTTTGAAATAATTAAAGCACAATTTAGCACCAAATAG